The following are from one region of the Aspergillus chevalieri M1 DNA, chromosome 1, nearly complete sequence genome:
- a CDS encoding uncharacterized protein (COG:S;~EggNog:ENOG410PJ4M), translated as MPFFKRKKHQPEASALTIHSAEQLSTVSFQQNTRSGSSNPDFYRFSDSRSRDLRTDRQQPLHRPSQSHSYSQAQALQEPIPEPATIRRTQTAHLLQDPEPVRPSTISPVSTIQMLTRQRNADHDDRRKLQKHQTTKKPPSTASSPPSSTAKDIPSFLGRTLSKSHRSRPATITTAPRGARRSAPKDDVSLNSQSIPEISTTATDSQQLAAAAREGDTVSIQHRTSTSTADSDKLQVQASKHGSNQTQTQPQSPHQSIRPPSQLSLATSLISAHSDTASLQAMAADRAGPAGQSNQTGRQSPYLADSKNNSSTSQDQGRSTPGPAQGRREEEGDMRSLVQKHEELLAKYSKVKRYYFEKDAQVQHLQNTVAHQRMAVSRTVLDDNEYANRFGRLDGAIKDLAFSIRKDWKSLPHWLIGYVNDDAHTVGMKEMTAIGRAFISRWLVEEIFHRHFHPSLESTFSQQLKSIENNLRQQHGSKSVITEEDKENAIAKISNWRRTTFDGLGDAQLHGRTADENRAKLVDHLVTKLVASLEMHLNTPPPVGMDNGARLIVENAVGVAEKIPLESRDICVEYPLPGSILDDRQMKPETGVPPLTNVKPENVRRPDLESTDPAGQGQSTDTDPTASTDPDSPSSQSPSPTSSPAPGTAGPEKKKTSMLGSLMGKRNTPAAPATQAKESKDDNNNNNNNNNNNGAVVGPTRIRFASFVSAEVRGKGPVNVLAKAPVYALE; from the exons ATGCCCTTCTTCAAGAGAAAAAAACACCAGCCCGAAGCATCTGCCCTGACTATCCACTCAGCAGAGCAACTGTCGACCGTCTCCTTCCAGCAGAACACTCGCTCTGGGTCTTCCAATCCTGACTTCTATCGTTTTTCCGACTCCCGTAGTAGAGATCTCCGCACCGACCGACAACAGCCCCTCCATCGACCATCTCAATCTCATTCTTACTCTCAGGCACAAGCTCTCCAGGAACCAATCCCAGAACCTGCTACCATCCGCCGTACTCAAACCGCTCATCTCCTCCAGGACCCCGAACCAGTACGCCCCTCTACCATCTCCCCTGTCTCTACGATTCAGATGCTGACCCGACAGCGCAACGCCGACCACGACGACCGGCGCAAGCTGCAAAAACATCAGACAACGAAGAAACCCCCCTCGACTGCATCTTCCCCTCCCTCGTCCACCGCAAAAGACATCCCTAGTTTCCTGGGCCGAACCCTGTCCAAGTCGCACCGCTCGCGGCCAGCAACAATAACAACAGCCCCCAGAGGAGCGCGTCGATCAGCGCCGAAAGACGATGTGTCATTGAATTCCCAATCAATCCCGGAGATTTCGACGACAGCAACCGACTCGCAGCAACTAGCCGCAGCCGCACGGGAGGGTGATACTGTATCTATTCAACATCGGACCAGCACGAGCACCGCCGACTCGGACAAACTACAAGTACAAGCTAGCAAACACGGGTCGAACCAGACGCAAACACAACCACAATCGCCGCATCAGTCGATACGGCCCCCTTCTCAGCTGTCTCTAGCGACCTCGTTGATATCTGCTCATAGCGACACGGCATCTCTGCAGGCCATGGCTGCCGACCGTGCTGGACCCGCGGGTCAATCGAATCAGACCGGTCGCCAATCGCCATATCTGGCTGATTCGAAGAATAACTCGTCGACTAGCCAGGACCAGGGACGTAGTACCCCCGGTCCGGCTCAGGGTCGAcgagaggaggagggtgaCATGCGGTCGTTGGTGCAGAAGCATGAGGAACTTT TGGCCAAATACTCCAAGGTAAAGCGCTACTACTTTGAGAAAGACGCCCAAGTGCAACACCTCCAAAACACCGTCGCCCACCAACGCATGGCCGTGTCCCGCACCGTTCTCGATGACAACGAATACGCCAACCGCTTTGGCCGTCTCGACGGCGCCATCAAAGACCTTGCATTCTCCATTCGCAAAGACTGGAAGAGCCTCCCACATTGGTTGATCGGTTACGTGAACGATGATGCCCACACCGTCGGCATGAAAGAGATGACAGCTATCGGTCGTGCATTCATCAGCCGCTGGCTCGTCGAAGAGATCTTCCATCGCCATTTCCACCCATCCCTCGAATCAACCTTCAGCCAGCAATTGAAGAGCATCGAGAACAACCTCCGCCAGCAGCACGGCTCCAAGTCCGTCATCACCGAAGAGGATAAAGAAAACGCCATTGCTAAGATCTCAAATTGGCGACGCACGACATTCGACGGACTAGGCGACGCCCAACTCCACGGCCGCACGGCCGACGAAAACCGCGCAAAACTCGTCGACCACCTCGTCACCAAACTCGTCGCCTCTCTCGAAATGCACCTCAACACTCCCCCACCCGTAGGCATGGACAATGGCGCACGCCTAATCGTCGAAAACGCAGTCGGCGTCGCAGAGAAGATCCCCCTCGAATCCCGCGACATCTGCGTCGAATACCCACTGCCAGGCTCTATCCTTGACGACCGCCAAATGAAGCCCGAAACAGGCGTCCCGCCATTAACGAACGTGAAACCAGAAAACGTGCGCCGTCCGGATCTCGAGTCTACAGACCCTGCTGGACAGGGCCAGTCGACCGATACAGATCCCACGGCCAGTACAGATCCCGACTCTCCCTCCTCGCAATCGCCCTCTCCCACATCATCCCCGGCTCCGGGGACAGCGGGGCctgagaaaaagaagacgtCGATGCTTGGGTCGTTGATGGGGAAGCGGAATACACCCGCTGCCCCCGCTACACAGGCCAAGGAGAGTAAGGatgacaacaacaacaacaataacaacaacaacaacaacgggGCGGTCGTGGGACCAACGAGGATTCGATTTGCCTCGTTTGTTAGCGCCGAAGTACGCGGGAAGGGGCCGGTGAATGTATTGGCGAAGGCACCGGTCTATGCGCTTGAGTGA
- a CDS encoding glutamate decarboxylase (COG:E;~EggNog:ENOG410PJVE;~InterPro:IPR015424,IPR002129,IPR015421,IPR010107;~PFAM:PF00282;~go_function: GO:0003824 - catalytic activity [Evidence IEA];~go_function: GO:0004351 - glutamate decarboxylase activity [Evidence IEA];~go_function: GO:0016831 - carboxy-lyase activity [Evidence IEA];~go_function: GO:0030170 - pyridoxal phosphate binding [Evidence IEA];~go_process: GO:0006536 - glutamate metabolic process [Evidence IEA];~go_process: GO:0019752 - carboxylic acid metabolic process [Evidence IEA]) — MVHLAQIKKNQPSDQDAAGRLANIQLDTPVHDGGVRDGDNYASSVYGSRFAIQQMPGLEMPEREMPRDVAYRLIKDELSLDGNPMLNLASFVTTYMEDEVEKLMSESFSKNFIDYEEYPQSAEIQNRCVNMIARMFNAPTTSENEHPMGTSTIGSSEAIMLGTLAMKKAWQNKRKAEGKDTSKPNIVMNSAVQVCWEKAARYFDIEERYVYCTEERYVIDPQQAVDLVDENTIGICAIMGTTYTGEYEDVKGINDLLIERGLDTPIHVDAASGGFVAPFVKPDLVWDFRLERVVSINVSGHKYGLVYPGVGWVIWRSPEYLPQELIFNINYLGAEQASFTLNFSKGASQVIGQYYQMIRLGKHGYRSIMLNITRIADYLAAQLEEQGFRIISQRSGNGLPVVAFRLPADRSGLYDEFALAHQLRERGWIVPAYTMAPNSNQLKLMRVVVREDFTMGRCQALLTDIQLGMKTLQEMDEKMVDKYTSYIRTNSHKSQHNHPDYKGEKHSLQGQTGKTHGVC; from the exons ATGGTTCATCTCGCTCAGATCAAGAAAAACCAGCCCTCCGACCAGGACGCTGCCGGCCGGTTGGCCAACATTCAGCTCGATACTCCCGTGCATGATGGCGGGGTTCGGGATGGAGACAATTACGCCTCCAGTGTGTATGGCAGCCGGTTTGCCATTCAGCAGATGCCCGGTCTGGAGATGCCGGAGCGAGAGATGCCTCGTGATGTCGCTTATcggttgatcaaggatgaaTTGAGTCTGGATGGTAACCCGATGCTCAA TCTGGCGAGTTTCGTCACCACGTACATG GAAGATGAGGTGGAAAAACTCATGTCGGAGTCCTTCAGCAAGAACTTTATCGACTACGAGGAATACCCCCAATCCGCTGAGATCCAGAACCGCTGCGTCAACATGATCGCTCGGATGTTCAATGCCCCCACCACCAGCGAGAATGAACATCCCATGGGTACTTCGACCATCGGATCCTCCGAGGCCATCATGTTGGGCACGTTGGCCATGAAGAAGGCCTGGCAGAACAAGCGGAAGGCTGAGGGTAAAGACACTTCTAAGCCTAACATCGTTATGAACAGTGCCGTTCAGGTCTGCTGGGAAAAGGCCGCCCGGTACTTTGACATCGAGGAGCGCTATGTCTACTGTACCGAGGAGCGGTACGTCATCGACCCCCAGCAGGCTGTGGATCTCGTCGACGAGAACACCATTGGTATCTGTGCCATCATGGGCACGACCTACACTGGTGAGTATGAGGATGTCAAGGGCATCAACGACCTCCTGATCGAGCGCGGACTGGACACTCCCATCCACGTTGACGCGGCCAGCGGTGGCTTCGTCGCACCTTTCGTCAAGCCGGACCTGGTCTGGGACTTCCGTCTGGAACGTGTCGTCTCGATCAATGTCTCCGGCCACAAGTACGGTCTGGTTTACCCCGGTGTAGGGTGGGTTATCTGGCGCTCGCCGGAATACCTTCCCCAGGAGCTGATCTTTAACATCAACTACCTGGGCGCAGAGCAGGCCAGTTTCACCCTGAACTTCTCCAAGGGTGCTTCGCAGGTCATCGGCCAGTACTACCAGATGATCCGTCTGGGTAAGCACGGCTACCGGTCCATCATGCTCAACATCACCAGGATCGCGGACTACCTTGCTGCGCAACTGGAAGAGCAAGGGTTCAGAATCATCAGCCAGCGTAGTGGCAATGGACTGCCCGTCGTGGCATTCCGTCTGCCCGCGGATCGGTCCGGGCTCTATGATGAATTTGCGTTGGCGCACCAGCTGCGCGAACGGGGATGGATTGTGCCGGCGTACACGATGGCGCCGAACAGCAACCAGCTCAAGTTGATGCGTGTGGTCGTCCGCGAGGATTTCACTATGGGACGGTGCCAAGCCCTGTTGACGGATATCCAGTTGGGTATGAAGACGTTGCAGGAGATGGACGAGAAGATGGTGGACAAGTACACTTC GTATATCCGGACCAACTCGCACAAGTCGCAGCATAACCATCCGGATTACAAGGGCGAGAAGCATTCGTTGCAGGGCCAGACGGGCAAGACTCACGGGGTGTGCTAA
- a CDS encoding putative RNA exonuclease (COG:L;~EggNog:ENOG410PN5C;~InterPro:IPR036397,IPR013520,IPR012337;~go_function: GO:0003676 - nucleic acid binding [Evidence IEA]), translated as MSRPRKTTTTTKTDPKKPNPVPTPTPAPVPVAYSDAYFTKMRAFVMTPESLKIEGYKLENLGKDEILGFRRCRDCHARIRTRKSVKKDEKKKAEDGDGDGEGGGGEGNEKRDRRRGKSRKESGEKDKGENAMQEIDGSTVTDEKTDDAENDEDNEDRKDGGVRVTVTVREVTDETGKGEKSEAAGDKQGKEKGGKKRKTAVCQFHTGRVMDKHFTCCQEHVSTPGCVEMDRHTPVEYAKGELETEWMLYATPTKPMKWWDPRMAVALDCEMGVSIYGEPELVRISLVDFFTGEILIDSLVYPRVRLQHLNTRYSGVTRGMLETARKRKQCIMGGRDAARALVWRYVGRETIVVMHGGQSDMMALRWIHDRVIDTFVVEGWRRSAAAAAAAEAKKSEAEPEKKEGTPGGRSLKHLTETILGAQIQQGRGGHDSVEDAMACRWLADWYVRTGLG; from the exons atgtCCCGCCCACGCAagacaaccaccaccaccaaaacCGACCCCAAAAAGCCAAACCCAGTCCCAACTCCAACTCCAGCGCCCGTACCAGTCGCCTACTCCGATGCCTACTTTACGAAAATGCGTGCTTTTGTCATGACTCCCGAGAGCCTAAAGATTGAGGGATACAAGTTGGAGAATCTAGGGAAGGATGAAATCTTGGGGTTTAGGAGATGCCGGGATTGTCATG CTAGGATACGGACAAGAAAGTCggtgaagaaggatgagaagaagaaagctgaggatggggatggggacGGTGAGGGCGGTGGAGGTGAAGGAAATGAAAAGAGGGACAGGCGCAGGGGAAAGAGTAGGAAAGAATCGGGGGAAAAGGACAAAGGTGAGAATGCTATGCAGGAGATCGATGGATCAACAGTTACGGACGAAAAGACGGATGACGCGGAGAATGACGAGGACAACGAGGATAGGAAGGATGGGGGTGTGCGGGTGACGGTGACCGTGCGAGAGGTGACTGACGAGACGGGCAAGGGCGAAAAAAGTGAAGCGGCCGGAGATAAACAGGGCAAGGAAAAAGGAGgcaagaaaaggaaaacagcCGTCTGTCAGTTTCATACTGGTCGGGTTATGGACAAG CACTTTACCTGCTGTCAGGAGCATGTTTCAACCCCCGGTTGTGTCGAGATGGATCGACATACGCCCGTGGAATATGCCAAAGGAGAATTGGAAACGGAATGGATGCTCTACGCGACACCTACAAAGCCAATGAAATGGTGGGATCCCCGGATGGCGGTGGCCTTGGACTGCGAAATGGGGGTATCAATCTACGGCGAGCCGGAGCTAGTGCGGATCAGCCTGGTGGATTTCTTCACGGGTGAGATCCTGATAGACTCGCTGGTGTATCCACGTGTACGGTTACAACATCTCAACACTCGATACTCCGGGGTAACCCGGGGGATGCTCGAGACGGCGCGAAAACGGAAGCAATGTATAATGGGCGGGCGGGATGCGGCGCGCGCACTGGTGTGGCGGTATGTCGGACGGGAGACGATCGTTGTGATGCATGGGGGTCAGAGTGATATGATGGCGTTACGATGGATTCATGATCGAGTGATTGATACGTTTGTAGTTGAGGGGTGGCGACggtctgctgctgctgctgctgctgccgaggCCAAGAAGAGTGAAGCAGAGccggaaaagaaggaaggaacCCCAGGCGGACGATCGTTGAAGCATCTGACGGAAACGATCCTGGGGGCGCAGATTCAACAGGGGCGCGGCGGACATGACAGCGTGGAAGATGCGATGGCGTGTCGGTGGTTGGCGGATTGGTATGTGCGAACAGGACTGGGATGA
- a CDS encoding carbon-nitrogen hydrolase family protein (COG:E;~EggNog:ENOG410PVQJ;~InterPro:IPR036526,IPR044149,IPR000132,IPR003010;~PFAM:PF00795;~go_function: GO:0003824 - catalytic activity [Evidence IEA];~go_process: GO:0006807 - nitrogen compound metabolic process [Evidence IEA]), whose protein sequence is MDQKVRVAAVQAEPVWNDLEGGVQKTISIIEEAATNGAQVLGFPEVFIPGYPWSMYAKSPFDNSGFMLEYMQNSMSRDSPQMARICAAVKRASLFVVLGYSERDKCSMYISQAFISPSGEIIHNRRKIKPTHIERAYWGTGEGDSLQTVIPTPLGKIGALNCWEHSQPLLRYYEYSQDVDIHVASWPAMWDALGSIKQKGSYQASGTMSRTLSQTMAFEGACCVLVCSQIMTGSNAEMNGVDGWGYPMFPGGGFSQIFGFDGEPLCEVLGAGEEGILYADVDLRGKLKAKQFLDVVGHYSRPDLLSLRADTRASRPVHYANEP, encoded by the exons ATGGATCAGAAAGTACGCGTCGCCGCCGTCCAAGCAGAGCCCGTCTGGAACGACCTCGAAGGAGGTGTCCAGAAAACCATTTCCATCATCGAAGAGGCAGCGACAAACGGTGCCCAGGTGCTCGGGTTCCCTGAGGTGTTCATCCCTGGGTATCCTTG GAGCATGTATGCAAAATCGCCGTTTGACAATAGCGGTTTCATGCTCGAATACATGCAGAACTCAATGTCAAGGGATTCCCCGCAGATGGCGCGTATTTGCGCTGCAGTGAAAAGGGCTAGCTTGTTTGTTGTGTTGGGTTACAGTGAGCGGGATAAGTGCTCTATGTATATCTCTCAG GCCTTCATCAGCCCCTCCGGCGAAATCATCCACAACCGCCGCAAAATCAAACCAACTCACATTGAACGCGCCTACTGGGGAACCGGCGAAGGCGACTCCCTGCAAACTGTCATTCCAACGCCCCTCGGCAAAATCGGCGCCCTAAACTGCTGGGAACACAGCCAGCCACTACTCCGCTACTACGAGTACTCACAAGACGTCGACATTCATGTCGCCAGCTGGCCTGCAATGTGGGACGCACTGGGGTCCATCAAGCAGAAGGGGAGCTATCAGGCCAGCGGGACGATGAGCCGGACTCTATCGCAGACGATGGCGTTTGAGGGTGCGTGTTGCGTGCTTGTTTGTAGTCAAATTATGACGGGGAGTAATGCGGAGATGAATGGGGTGGACGGCTGGGGGTATCCGATGTTTCCTGGGGGTGGGTTTTCGCAGATTTTCGGATTCGATGGGGAGCCTTTGTGTGAGGTGTTGGGGGCGGGTGAGGAGGGGATTTTGTATGCAGACGTTGATTTAAGGGGGAAGTTGAAGGCGAAGCAGTTTCTGGATGTTGTTGGGCATTATTCGCGTCCGGATCTTTTGAGTTTGCGGGCTGATACGCGGGCTTCACGGCCGGTACACTACGCCAATGAGCCGTAG
- a CDS encoding uncharacterized protein (COG:S;~EggNog:ENOG410PGQC;~InterPro:IPR011701,IPR036259;~PFAM:PF07690,PF05978;~TransMembrane:8 (i88-106o112-131i138-157o211-231i261-281o301-319i331-349o434-455i);~go_function: GO:0022857 - transmembrane transporter activity [Evidence IEA];~go_process: GO:0055085 - transmembrane transport [Evidence IEA]), with the protein MTDTKTASPNVRNEDPASPADTTNHSHGVDMELYRATVPLWKRVWQHSLTQMMILSVQSFCGPAMSDAITGLGGGGLATPQVSNIANAIRYAMLALVCFFGGPIVNKLGVKWALVIGSMSFPIEGSAYYCNSKFGNQWYLILSGAIAGIGTGCWYVAEAGAIMTLAPTGARGKYLALWIVARNLGQLVGGAINLSKNHVKGASASVTPDTYIAFVIIECIAFPFALMITPFERVVRDDGTQIVMAETLTTKKEVRRIAKTITSKLIVLSALWALWSFFYSGSWSTYLGTYFSVRARALSSLVSPFFCIIGCFGLGFILDMKYLGQRRRAQVGLYTVVILNIGVYIWSIIMQTRFKRHDPGKIDWDDGLYPSSFLPYFFVQTTGPLSQSYMYWLLSSFATDAQENVRNGAAFRCIEAIGQAIAYGMNTQTESDPLTGFCVTFALLGAAILPMIMLVNTTPERIPADVIAEQQNATSRKGDEA; encoded by the exons ATGACTGATACGAAGACAGCCTCTCCCAATGTGCGCAATGAGGATCCTGCCTCGCCAGCCGATACAACCAATCACAGTCATGGAGTCGACATGGAGCTGTACAGGGCGACAGTCCCGCTGTGGAAACGAGTATGGCAGCACAGTTTGACGCAGATGATGATTCTGAGCGTCCAGTCTTTTTGTGGACCAGCCATGTCTGACGCGATAACTG GtctcggtggtggtggtctcGCAACTCCTCAGGTTTCAAACATTGCGAACGCAATTCGATATGCCATGCTTGCTCTCG TTTGCTTTTTCGGCGGTCCCATCGTGAACAAGCTCGGTGTTAAGTGGGCTTTGGTCATCGGCTCAATGTCCTTTCCTATCGAGGGGTCGGCATACTACTGCAACAGCAAGTTTGGAAACCAATGG TATCTCATCCTCAGCGGTGCCATTGCCGGTATTGGCACCGGTTGCTGGTATGTCGCTGAAGCCGGTGCCATCATGACGCTTGCACCTACGGGCGCTCGTGGAAAGTATTTGGCTCTGTGGATTGTGGCGCGGAATCTCGGACAGCTGGTTGGAGGTGCAATCAA TCTGTCAAAGAACCACGTAAAGGGGGCCAGTGCCAGTGTCACTCCGGATACTTACATTGCCTTTGTGATCATCGAGTGCATCGC CTTTCCATTCGCGCTGATGATTACTCCTTTCGAACGCGTAGTCCGAGATGATGGTACACAAATTGTCATGGCAGAGACCCTCACCACCAAGAAGGAAGTTAGGCGCATTGCGAAGACGATAACCTCGAAGCTCATTGTGCTTTCTGCTCTTTGGGCGCTGTGGTCATTTTTCTACAG CGGGAGCTGGTCCACCTACCTAGGAACCTACTTCTCCGTCCGCGCCCGAGCCCTTTCCTCTCTAGTGTCACCTTTTTTCTGCAT CATCGGCTGCTTCGGCCTCGGCTTCATCCTCGACATGAAATACCTTGGCCAGCGCCGCCGCGCCCAAGTTGGTCTCTACACTGTCGTCATCCTCAACATCGGCGTGTATATCTGGTCCATTATCATGCAGACCAGATTCAAGCGCCATGATCCTGGCAAGATTGATTGGGACGACGGACTGTATCCTTCGTCATTTCTGCCGTATTTCTTTGTGCAGACGACAGGCCCATTGTCGCAGTCGTATATGTATTGGCTGCTGTCGTCGTTTGCGACGGATGCACAGG AAAACGTTCGTAATGGCGCTGCATTCAGATGTATCGAAGCTATTGGTCAAGCGATCGCCTACGGCATGAATACCCAGACAGAAAGTGACCCTCTTACTGGATT TTGTGTGACATTCGCCCTTCTCGGGGCCGCTATACTCCCCATGATCATGCTCGTGAATACAACACCAGAGCGTATTCCCGCCGATGTAATTGCGGAGCAGCAGAATGCCACTTCTCGAAAGGGTGATGAGGCCTGA
- a CDS encoding Gfo/Idh/MocA family protein (CAZy:GH109;~COG:S;~EggNog:ENOG410PVIV;~InterPro:IPR004104,IPR000683,IPR036291;~PFAM:PF02894,PF01408;~go_function: GO:0016491 - oxidoreductase activity [Evidence IEA]), which produces MDRRLKIGVVGLGRMGKRHVHTLLYRTPRAQVVAVCSTTPHEIAWAKENEEYKEFGIEAYGDYNEMLSHPGLQAVWISTSTDVHASQSLAAIEKGVHVLCEKPLSTDLEEAQSVVDAAKSKPSLKVMAGFSRRFDASYRDTSDKIFSQQAIGSPFMVRSNTCDLRDDSGFFVKYASRNGGIFVDCAIHDIDLSLWFLGNPIPKACWAAGTLQHHPELKGLSDVDNAVGIVEFWGGKIAYFYCSRTQAHGHDVCTEITGTDGKVMVNVVPRKNNVVLADKLGMRHEVQPEYWERFEDAFAREANEFVDAVVNDGPVPVALETGIKVMKIGRGLQQALLTGEVVRFDERGEQVQASRL; this is translated from the exons ATGGACCGCCGTCTGAAAATCGGAGTTGTTGGCCTAGGCCGAATG GGCAAACGTCACGTCCACACCCTGTTGTACCGCACTCCCCGGGCGCAGGTTGTGGCCGTATGCAGCACGACTCCCCACGAAATTGCTTGGGCAAAGGAAAACGAGGAATACAAGGAGTTTGGCATTGAGGCGTATGGCGACTACAACGAGATGCTATCTCACCCAGGCCTCCAGGCAGTCTGGATCTCAACCAGCACGGATGTTCATGCGAGCCAGTCTTTGGCGGCGATTGAGAAGGGCGTCCATGTTCTCTGCGAGAAGCCTTTGAGCACTGATCTCGAAGAG GCGCAATCCGTCGTCGATGCAGCCAAAAGCAAACCTTCCCTCAAAGTAATGGCCGGCTTCTCCCGCCGCTTCGACGCCTCCTACCGAGACACCAGCGACAAAATCTTCAGCCAACAAGCCATCGGATCTCCCTTCATGGTCCGCTCCAACACCTGCGATCTCCGCGACGACTCTGGTTTCTTCGTGAAATACGCCTCCCGCAACGGCGGGATCTTCGTCGACTGCGCGATCCACGATATCGACCTCTCCCTCTGGTTCCTGGGGAACCCGATCCCCAAGGCCTGCTGGGCTGCGGGAACCCTACAGCATCACCCTGAACTCAAGGGTCTGTCCGACGTGGATAATGCGGTCGGCATTGTTGAGTTCTGGGGCGGCAAGATAGCGTATTTCTATTGCTCGCGCACGCAGGCGCATGGGCATGACGTGTGTACTGAGATCACTGGCACTGATGGTAAGGTTATGGTGAATGTGGTTCCGCGGAAGAACAATGTGGTTCTTGCGGATAAGTTGGGGATGAGGCATGAGGTGCAGCCGGAGTACTGGGAGCGGTTTGAGGATGCGTTTGCGAGGGAGGCAAATGAGTTTGTCGATGCGGTCGTGAATGATGGGCCGGTTCCTGTGGCGCTTGAAACGGGTATCAAAGTTATGAAAATTGGGAGGGGATTGCAGCAGGCGTTGTTGACGGGAGAGGTTGTGAGGTTTGATGAGAGGGGGGAGCAGGTGCAGGCTTCTAGACTTTAG
- a CDS encoding uncharacterized protein (COG:S;~EggNog:ENOG410Q02K;~TransMembrane:4 (i21-42o54-71i92-110o122-143i)) produces the protein MKMRLPLPLPTPIPTPALKKNLYITIASLILLTFVLIIARIADKGTPSTRTNTWGIAVCIKAALFLLYQTLTTYHHKLRKWASLKANMTLDIIDTVFWFVLFVISIMGAVGGRSASSQALGAVVAGLALVLCGIVGFLSVVCVREYSVWKRGGNANVDVEAGVEGDYKAGDTV, from the exons ATGAAAATGCGCCTCCCCTTGCCCCTCCCAACCCCAATCCCAACCCCCGCCCTCAAAAAAAACCTCTACATCACAATCGCCTCCCTAATCCTCCTAACCTTCGTTCTCATCATCGCCCGCATAGCCGATAAAGGCACCCCCTCCACAAGAACGAACACATGGGGTATAGCAGTC TGCATAAAAGCAGCCCTCTTCCTACTCTACCAAACCCTAACAACCTACCATCACAAACTGCGCAAATGGGCCAGTTTGAAAGCGAACATGACACTGGATATCATCGACACGGTGTTTTGGTTCGTGCTGTTTGTTATTAGTATTATGGGGGCTGTGGGGGGGAGGAGTGCTAGTAGTCAAGCCTTGGGGGCGGTTGTGGCGGGGTTGGCGCTTGTGCTTTG TGGGATTGTTGGGTTTTTGTCGGTTGTTTGTGTGAGGGAGTATAGTGTGTGGAAGAGGGGTGGGAACGCGaatgtggatgtggaggcCGGTGTAGAGGGTGATTATAAGGCTGGAGATACGGTTTGA